GTCGTCGTCAATACGCAACACCGATGTAACCTCGACTCCGAACTCCTGTCCCAAATCCTCCGCCCTTGCCAAGAGGCGATCGCCGCGGATGAGGGTGTCATTTAACTGCGGTTCGTCCATATGCACGTGGGCTTGCGCGATCGTGAGGGCAACGACCCGCCCGCTTTCGTGGCGGGCGAGGAGCGATGCCATTTCGATCAAATACCGCTCCGTCAGTGGATTGCTGACCGGGACGACCACGGAGAACGTAGGGGTTGCCAGCTGCTCGTCGCTGCGATTGAGTTCCCGCTCTACCCGCTCCCACCAGGGGATGGAATCGTCAGTATCAATCTCATCTTCGGGGTCAACTAACGGTAGCTGTCTGGCGAAACGTTCGGTCAGCAGCGGTCCGACCAGGGACGTGACCAACATCAGTACGAGGATCGCGTTAAACACCTGCGAGTCGATCAATCCTGCCTGCAGTCCTGCGAGCGCGGCTGCGAGTGTTGCCGCCACCTGAGGGAGCGATAGCGACCACATTGTTAGCGTTTCCACCCAGCTGTAGCGATAGAGCAGCTTCGCGATCGCCGCTGCCACCAGCTTGGCTCCAAAGACACCGCCAACAATCGCCAGCGTCAGCCAGAGAGCAGAGTCTAGCGTCTCGATAAACACATCGACATCAAGCAACAAACCCATACCAACGAAAAAGAACGGGATGAATAGCGTACTGCCTACAAACTCGATTTTTTCCTCGACCGGACTGCGATCGACGACGTCATTCACCGCCAAACCGGCAAGGAACGCGCCGACGATCTTGTCCACGTCCAGTAACTGCGCGCCGACTGCTGACAGGAATACCGCTAGCAAAACAAACAAAAACTGATTGCCCTGCTCGTCGCCCGTTCGCCGAAAAAACTCCTTTCCCGCCCAATCGATGCCAAATAGGACGGCAATCACGTAGAGGGCTAGACCGCTTAGCTGACCGCTTAGGCTCACGGCGGAAAACTCGCCGGCATGAACGGTTACGCAAATCGCCAATACTAGTAATGCGGCGATATCGGTAAAAATGGTTGCTCCGATCGTTACCGTAATGGCTTCATTCCGCGTGACACCCAAACGCGTGACGATCGGATAAGCCAGTAGCGTGTGGGAAGCTATCAACGAGCCGATGAGCACTGACGCAGTCCACCCAAACCCAAAGCCGCGCCCGACGGCAATGCCAACCAACATCGGGACCAAAAATGTGGTCAAGCCGAACCCGAAGGAGCGCCACTTCTTTTTGCGAAACTCTGATAAGTCGATTTCCAAACCCGCCACGAACATCAGATAGATCTTTCCAATGTCCGATAACAGCGCGATCGTCTCGGCTTGGGGGTCGAGCAGGCGCAATCCGCCAGGACCTAAGATGACCCCTGCAACCAATAACCCGACCAACCCCGGAAGGCGCAGGCGCTCGAACAAAGGCGGAATGGTCAAGCTGACCAGCAGCAGGATCGTGAAGGCAATCAGCGGACTGTCCGGAACGGCACTGAGCAGTCGGTCGAGAGTCATGGGCGTCCGCGCCAGGTTATGTCTAGGGTCGGCTTCCAGCGTACAGTAGCAACGACATCCAGTTGTTGTAATTGCCGCGTTCGGAGCGATTGCGGCACAAATTCGCTCCTGGTGATGTCGGAACCTTCAAGGTAGCCATACCCTTACACTCATCGCAGACGCGTTACGGTTAAGTCGCGCAACAGTTAAGGTCATGCAGACAAGCAGTCTAATCGGGCTCTTCTTGACGATCGCAGGACTGGTGGCGACCTCTGCGTTGGCAGAGGCAAACGCTGTTCCCGACGCGCAGCAAGTCGCTCAGAGCCGCAAGCTTGATAGCAACGCAATTGGCATCCACAGCATCGAACTCAACCGGGCGAAAAACCTTGCGCGGCAAGCTGCAGAGCGATTCAATGGGGGCTTAAGCAATTACCGCGCCGAACCCGTCATGCACGGCGATCCCCTAACAGCGTCCTTCCTTGTCGGCGACGATCGCCAAGCGGTTACCTTTACGTTCCGCGGTTACCGCCCGCGCCAAGACGGGGCAATTAAGTACGTTTTTGAGAGTGTCGTGCGCGTGGATTTGCCCTCGGGCGAAACGGACATGCTCTACAACGGGCCCATCCGCGACGACGCTTCTTGAAACAGCTCTCGCTTACCCGGCCCCTGCATTTGGCAGTAGCGGAAAGAAATGCCCGACCGGACCGTTACCCCTGCCGATGTCGAGGGCGTGTTTTAGGGCTGTCGTAACATAAGATTTTGCCGCCCGGACTGCTGTCAGGGGCTCATAACCGCGCGCGAAGTTGGCCGCGATCGCAGCCGACAGCGTACAGCCAGTACCGTGGTTGTTGCGCGTCGGTACGACTGGAGCTTGCAAGACCTCAAAGCGATCGCCATCGAACCATACGTCGGTGCCCCGGAGCGCGCCAGGCATACCTCCGCCTTTGACCAGCACCGCCCGCGGACCGAAAGCGTGGATGAGCTTGGCCGCTTGCTGCATGTCACCCAGGGTTTTCAACTCCATACCACACAGCAATTGTGCTTCGTACCGATTGGGCGTCACCACCGCGGCCAGCGGCACAAGGAGATCGCGCAGACAGGCGATCGCATCATCGGCCAGCAGCTGATGGCCCGCCCGTGAAACCATGACCGGATCGACCACCAGCGGTGCGATCGCCCATTGCTCCACCTGGGTAACAACGGTTGCGATGATGTCGCGATTCAGCAACATGCCGGTTTTCGCTGCTTGCACGCCAATATCTTCGACAATTGCCACAACCTGCGCTGCTACTGCTGCAGGTGGGAGCGCGTCCACCCGCGTGACGCCCAGAGTATTTTGCGCGGTCGTGCAAGTCAACACACTCGTTCCGTGAACGCAGTGGAATGCGAATGTTCGCAGGTCTGCTTGAATGCCCGCACCACCGCCACTGTCGGATCCTGCGATTGTGAGAGCTACTTCAACCACTCGTGCTTCCTATTGCCGGCCGGGCCGACGCCGGCGCAAGAAATCTGGAATGTCCAATTCCCCTTTTGACGGAGCGTCCCGAACGCTTGGTCTAGGAGTTGGCGCGGCAGCTGACTGAGACCTTTGCGTTTCGGAGGTTGATCGTGCGGTCTGCCGAGCAGCATCACCGTCTCCTGCAGCACCGGCAAACCCCGTCGCGATCGCCGTGATCCGAACCTCTCCCTGCAGTTTGTCGTCGAGCACCGCGCCGAAGATGATATTCGCCTCCGGA
The DNA window shown above is from Rubidibacter lacunae KORDI 51-2 and carries:
- the thiD gene encoding bifunctional hydroxymethylpyrimidine kinase/phosphomethylpyrimidine kinase; translation: MVEVALTIAGSDSGGGAGIQADLRTFAFHCVHGTSVLTCTTAQNTLGVTRVDALPPAAVAAQVVAIVEDIGVQAAKTGMLLNRDIIATVVTQVEQWAIAPLVVDPVMVSRAGHQLLADDAIACLRDLLVPLAAVVTPNRYEAQLLCGMELKTLGDMQQAAKLIHAFGPRAVLVKGGGMPGALRGTDVWFDGDRFEVLQAPVVPTRNNHGTGCTLSAAIAANFARGYEPLTAVRAAKSYVTTALKHALDIGRGNGPVGHFFPLLPNAGAG
- a CDS encoding cation:proton antiporter — its product is MTLDRLLSAVPDSPLIAFTILLLVSLTIPPLFERLRLPGLVGLLVAGVILGPGGLRLLDPQAETIALLSDIGKIYLMFVAGLEIDLSEFRKKKWRSFGFGLTTFLVPMLVGIAVGRGFGFGWTASVLIGSLIASHTLLAYPIVTRLGVTRNEAITVTIGATIFTDIAALLVLAICVTVHAGEFSAVSLSGQLSGLALYVIAVLFGIDWAGKEFFRRTGDEQGNQFLFVLLAVFLSAVGAQLLDVDKIVGAFLAGLAVNDVVDRSPVEEKIEFVGSTLFIPFFFVGMGLLLDVDVFIETLDSALWLTLAIVGGVFGAKLVAAAIAKLLYRYSWVETLTMWSLSLPQVAATLAAALAGLQAGLIDSQVFNAILVLMLVTSLVGPLLTERFARQLPLVDPEDEIDTDDSIPWWERVERELNRSDEQLATPTFSVVVPVSNPLTERYLIEMASLLARHESGRVVALTIAQAHVHMDEPQLNDTLIRGDRLLARAEDLGQEFGVEVTSVLRIDDDIAEGISRAAREQQASLVVMGWSDTAVGLRARLFGNLIDNVFWASHCPVAVTRLLDEPVRLQRILVPIKNFTVQARLVVRFAQLFADTHQSSVTFLHVADRRMLPAQMAGFERDLKGLLAAGGPQVAAEIVTLAHDNIAEAIIAAARSFDLVILRSLRRRTAGGLAVSDVTARLLEELTCSLVLFGESHS